DNA from Arthrobacter sp. PvP023:
TGATCCGGCTGGACGCCTCGCGGGCTCCGGCAGCATCCCCCGCTGCGATGGCCTCAGCAACGTCCACATGCCACTGCAGGGCGGTCTCACGCGGATGGTCCGGCATCAGGCCGTGGATGGTCCGGCCGGTCAGCGTTTCGGCCACCTGCCCGACCAGGTTCGCGAACATTTCGTTTCCGGAGCCCGTGAGGAGGAGCGAATGGAACTTGATGTCCAGCTGCAGGAACTCCGCCACGCTGCCGGCCTGGCCGGCGTCGCGCATTGCCCGCGAGACATCCAGCAGTTCCCTGCGGATCTCCTGGGGGGCGTTTGCGGCGGCCAGCTCGGCGGCCACAGGTTCGACGGCGGAGCGCAGCTCCGCGAGGGACCTCAGCTGGGCGCCGCGGCCGTCGCCGGCCAGGCGCCAGCGGATCACCAATGGATCGAACGGATTCCAGCGGCTTGACGGCAGCACCCGGATACCTACGCGCTTGATGGTCTCCACCAGGCCGAGGGACTGGAGGACCCGGACCGCTTCGCGCACCACTGAGCGCGAGACCTTCAGCTCGTCTTCGAGCTGCTCAGCCAGCATCACATGGCCCGTGGGAAGCGCGCCGCTGACGATGCGGGTGCCGAGGTGTTCGATGGCGCGGTGGTGGAGGCTGGTTGACATAGTCGTAAGCATAATCGGGCCGGCGCTGCCGTCCTGTGCGTGCACGGACCCCGCCGGGCGTCCGCCCGGCGGAACGCCGGCGGCATCATAGACTGTTTTGTGACGCGCCACCTTCCAAAACGTGGGCGCAACTTTCCGGTAGTCGGCGGAAATACATATGGTTTATTGACAGCCACTGGTTCTTAAAGCGTGTTCCGCAGGAAGTGCGGAACAGAATGCACACGTTGCACAGAAATGA
Protein-coding regions in this window:
- a CDS encoding FadR/GntR family transcriptional regulator, producing the protein MSTSLHHRAIEHLGTRIVSGALPTGHVMLAEQLEDELKVSRSVVREAVRVLQSLGLVETIKRVGIRVLPSSRWNPFDPLVIRWRLAGDGRGAQLRSLAELRSAVEPVAAELAAANAPQEIRRELLDVSRAMRDAGQAGSVAEFLQLDIKFHSLLLTGSGNEMFANLVGQVAETLTGRTIHGLMPDHPRETALQWHVDVAEAIAAGDAAGAREASSRIMRETISEMEAGWRDQPRVFIPLQQG